TCAGTCGTTTCGAGAAAGGCGTCGACGACGGCCTGTGGCGAGTTGCTCACGCAGAACAGCGTTTCGTCCGTTACTCGATCGAGGGCGTCTATATCAGCGTAGGGGCAGATCTCGCCAGTTCTGATCGCCTCGACTTTCGCCTCAGTGTAGTTGTGAGTGCGGACCTGCCAGAGCCGGTCCGGCTCGACGCCGAACTCGTCGGCGACGGATTCGAGATCCGCCAAAGCGTCGGGATAGAGGCTGCGGCGGTTGGCTTCGTTCTGCTCGACTGCCAGTTCCGCGAGCGCATTGTCGAGCCCACGATCCAGCCACGAGAGGTCAGCCGCCGAATCGAGTAAGACGCCGTCGAGGTCGAAGCCGACGTTCATCGTCGGGGCCTCCGGCCGTGACGGCGAAAAGCCCACCGGACAGGCGAAAGCCCAAAGCCAGGGACGGTCGAATCCAGTCCGTGACCGCGAGACGCGCCTTCCGGATCGCCTACGACGGCCGCTCGTTTCACGGCTTCCAGCGCCAGCCGGACGTGGCGACCGTCTCGGATGCGATCCTCGACGCGCTCCGATCCCTGGACGTGATCGACGAGACTGTCCCCGACTGGTACGCTGCCGCCGGTCGGACCGACGCCGGCGTCTCGGCGCTGGCCCAGACTGTGACGGTCGAGGGGCCGGCGTGGCTCTCGCCCGCCGCGCTCAATAGCGCTCTCCCGGCGGCCATCCGTGCCTGGGCGAGCGCCGACGTGCCTGCCGACTTCCACGCGACCCACGACGCTGTCGAGCGGGAGTACACGTACCATCTCCACGCGCCGTCGGCGTCGCTGTCACGCGCCAAGGGAGCACTGTCGGCGCTGTCCGGCGAACACGACTTCCACAACTTCACCCCGGACGCGACGGGCACGGTTCGGGACCTCACCGGTGACGTCGAGCGTGACGAGGACTTCCTGGTCGTTGCAGTCCGTTCGGACGGATTTCCCCGACAGTTCGTCCGGCGGCTCCTCACCGTTCTTAAGGCGGTGGCGAGGGGGATAGCTGGACGCGAGCGGATCGAACACCTGCTCGACTCTGATCCCCTCGATGGCCCAGATGGCGTCGCCCCGGCACCGCCGGAACCACTCGTCCTGACGGACGTCATCTATCCGGACATCGCGTTCGAACGCGATCCAGACGCTGTCGAAAGCGCCCGTGATGTCTTCGACGGGCGAGCGATCGACCATCGAACGAACGCCCGGGTCGGGAGCGCGATCGCCGACGGTATCGACGACTGAGCGTCCCGAAAAGCACGAAAAAACTGTTCCGTCGTTACTCCATCGCGTCGGGCGTCACCAGCGTGTCGCCTTCGAGGTAGTGCTCGATGTGGTGGGCGTCGTCTTCGACGTGGACGATGTTCTCGCGGATGATCTCGGCGCTGGTCGGGTCGCCGAGACTGTCGAACAGTTCGACGTGCTCCCGGAGCGTCTCGATGATGTCGCCGTACATCTCCAGGTCGTTCTCTAAGGACGTCCGGATGTCGTAGACGTCCTCGTCTTCGGGTTCGACCGGCGCTTTGGCCTCCAGGGTTGCGCCACTGGCGTGGGGAACGCCACCGAGTGCCTGGACGCGCTCTGCGAGTTCGTCGGCGAACGCCTCGGCGTTCTCTGCGGCCTCGCCCAAGAACAAGTGGAGGTCTCGGAACTCGGCACCCTCGACGTTCCAGTGGTGCTTGCGCAGTTGGTGATAGAGGACGTACGTGGCCGCCAGGTCCGTGTTGAGTGCCTCGACGATCTCTTCGGCGCGCTCTGCATCCATCCGGAGTCCTTCGGAGCCTTCGACTTCGCCTTCCTGCTTGAGTACGCGTTTGTGACTACTCATACATACAGCCGTTCTAGCGCCATCCACTTAAACATTTCCCGTTCGAAAAATATCTTTTCTATCTCAAAAATATTCGTTTGTCTATTGCTGTTCCAACGTTTGGACACCTCGTACTACCGGACGGTTCTCTGTCACGTTCCGCCGGTACCAGCCCCAAAATGCCGAGGAGGGAATGCCGCCCGGCGCTCGGTGTAGTGATAAATCAAACCCACTGCTTCCGGCAATTCATGTGTGGTATCTATCTCGAATGGGTATTTTGAACACAAATGTTTTTCAATACCTGGTACAATAGGACCAAACTACACACGGTGATCCATTGTGCCCGACATGCAAACAGCTGACATCGATACGGACCTCAGCCTATTCAAATACGACAATCTCTCACAGTTGCCGCCGGCGTACCGAGACCTCGATGCGGACCAACGGGAGCGTCGGATCGAATCGGCACTCTCAGAACTGGGCGAGGACGTGGTAATCCTGGGCCACAACTATCAGCGCCAGGAAATCGTCGAGCACGCCGACTTCATCGGCGACTCCTACCAGTTGAGCACGGAGGCCGCACAGTCCGACGCCGAGTACGTGCTCTTTGGCGGCGTGACGTTCATGGCCGAGTCGGCGGATATCATCACCGACGACGACCAGCAGGTGATCCTCCCGAGCATGGAGGCGTCCTGTCCGATGGCCGGGATGGCCGAGGCCCTTCAGGTCGACTCGGCGTGGGCGAAACTCACGGCCGCGACAGACGAGGAGGTCATCCCGATCTGTTACATGAATTCCTACGCCGATCTGAAGGCCTTCTGTGCCGAGCACGGCGGGCTGGTCTGTACCTCCTCGAATGCGGCTGAGGCCTTCGAATGGGCCTTCGAGCGCGGCGAGAAAGTCCTCTTCCTGCCCGATAAGCACCTCGGGACGAACACGGCCTACGACCTCGGTCGCGAAGACGACGTGCTCGTGTGGGACCCGTGGGCCGACGACACTGATAGCGAGGCGATCCGCGAAAACGACGTGATCCTCTGGGAGGGGTACTGCCAGGTGCACGAGCGCTTCCGTGCCGAGCACATCGCAGGCGTCCGGGAGGACCACCCCGACGCGAACGTGATCGTCCACCCTGAGTGCCCCCGCGAGGTCGTCGAGGCCGCCGATCGGGTCGGCTCGACGGCAGACATCACCCGCGCCGTCGAGAACGCCGATCCCGGCGAGACGTGGGCCATCGGGACCGAGATTCACCTCGCCAACCACCTCGATCGCTGGCACCCCGACGTGGAAGTCGTCCCACTGTGTGGCGACGCCTGCATGGACTGCAACGCCATGCGCCAGATCGATCCCAACTACCTGCTGTGGGTGCTCGAAGAGTTAGTCGAGGGCCGCGAGCAGAACGTCATCGACGTCGATCCGGCGACGGCCGATCGCGCAGAAACCGCACTCGACCGGATGCTGGAGCTATAACTATGACAGATCAACAGACAACTGCGGTCCTGATCGTCGGCGGTGGCATCGCAGGGTGTGCGGCCGCGCTGTCGGCGGCCCGGAAAGACGCCGACGTCACGCTTGCGACGAAAGCCCGTCGCCCGGAAGACGCCTCGACGTGGTGGGCACAGGGTGGCATCGCAATCTCTCGGGACGATCCCGAACAGTTCAAACAGGACATCATCGACGCCTCCGCAGGTACCGCCGATCCCGACGCAGCGGACGTCCTCGTCGAGAACGCGAACGATGCCGTTCGTGACGTCCTCGTCGAGACCCTGGAGGTGCCTTTCGACACTGCAGAGAGTACCGAGGAAGCGTTCGACTTCGGCCGCGAGGCCGCCCACGACGAGGATCGCATCCTCCACGTCGACGCCTCGACTGGATCCTACGTCCTCGAACGCTTCCTCGCGTTCGTCGACGACCACCCCGACATCCGCGTGCTCGACGACACGGCCGCGCTGGACCTCATCACCCACGAGGGCGAGGTCCGCGGTGCGTCCCTCGAATCCGATGGTGAGGTCTGGCCGGTCTTCGCTGGCGCGACCGTGCTGGCGACTGGCGGCATCGGTGACCTCTACCCCGCCTCGACCAACCCGGCCGGATCGACTGGTGACGGAATCGCGATGGCGGCACTGGCCGGTGCGGACATCAAAGACATGGAGTTTGTCCAGTTCCATCCCACCGTCTACGTCGAGGATGGCGAGACGCTGCTGATCAGCGAGGCGGTCCGGGGCGAGGGCGCAGTCCTCCGGAACGGCTACGGCGAGCGCTTCATGCCGGCCTACGACGAGGCTGCCGAACTCGCTCCACGCGACGTGGTTGCACGGGCAGTCAAACGGGAACGTCGGTTGAGCGGCGAAGTCCTCCTCGACGTCTCGCCCGTCGACTTCGAGAGTCGGTTCCCCGATCTAGTCGAGCAGTGTGAACGACGCGACATCGACTGGAAATCGGGTATCCCAGTCCAGCCAGCCCAGCACTTCCTGTGTGGCGGGGTCGCTGTCGACGACCGGGGGCGAACCTCTCTCGATCGACTGTACGCCGCCGGGGAGTGTGCCCACACCGGCGTCCACGGGGCCAATCGCCTCGCGAGTACGAGCCTGCTGGAAGGGCTCGTCTGGGGCCTGCGGGCCGGGACAGCAGCCTCCGGTCGTGCCCCGGCGCCGATGGACGTGCCAGACCTGGACGACCGCGATCCGTCTCTCCCCGACTCGTTCGCCCGCGAGAAGTTCACCCGGCTCCGTCGGGTCATGGACGAAGCCGTCGGCATCGAGCGCGATCCGGCGGAACTGGATGGGGCGCTATCCGTGCTCCGGCGACTCAAGGGCGAAGTCGATTCTTACACTCGCACGCGTACGTCGCGGTCTCTGTACGAACTCCGCAACGCCAGCGTCGTCGCGCTGTTGGTGGCTCGGGCTGCGGCCGAAAACGACGAGAGCGTCGGGACGCACAATCTAGTCGAACCCGACGCCCCGCTCGCGGAGTGAGACCCGTGCTCACCGATTCGACGATCGAGACCTGGCTGCGCGAAGACGTTGGCCACCACGACGTGACGAACCACCTGCCGGGCGAGACAGCGGGGCGTCTCGTCGCCAAAGAGGCGGGTGTCGCGGCCGGAATCGACGCCGCGAGTGCGGTCTTCGAGTATCTGGACTGTCCGGTCGAGTCTGCTGTCGAGGACGGAACGGCGATCGAGCCAGGGGACGTCCTGTTGTCGGTCTCGGGACCGACGCGGGACGTGTTACGCGGCGAGCGCTCTGCGGTCAACGTCGCGGCCCACGCCTCGGGGATCGCGACGAAAACCCGCCAAGCAGTCGAGCAGGTACAAGAAGTGAATGGCGACGTCTCGATCGCTGGCACCCGGAAGACGACGCCGGGGCTGCGCGGGATCGAGAAGCGTGCAGTCGCCGCGGGCGGCGGTGACACCCACCGCCTGGACCTCTCTCAGATGGCGATGGTCAAGGACAACCACGTCGCCGAGATGGGACTGGTGGGTGCTGTCGAACACGTCCGCGAGCAAGCTTCCTTTGCCACCCAGATCGAAGCAGAGGTCGAATCGCCCGCGGACGCGCCCCGAGCCGCCGGGGCTGGGGCGGACATCGTGCTGCTGGACAATATGTCTCCCCAGGAGTGTGAACGAGCCGTCGGGCTTCTCGCCGAAGACAAACACGGCGACGTGCTCACGGAGGCCAGCGGCGGGATCACGATCGAGACGGTCCCGGCGTACGCGGCGGCTGGCGTGGACGTGATCTCGATGGGGTCGCTAACCCACTCCGCTGACGCGCTCGATCTCTCCTTCCGGACCGACGAGGACTAACCGTCCAGTAAGCCGAGTTCGTCGGCGACGAGGTCTGCAAGCTGATCGGCTACGTCGGGATCGACCTCGGCAACCGGCTCGCCGTCGTGCATCCGCTCGTTGTGTTGCTCGAGCCGATCCGCCAGGTCAGACAGCGAGATCTCGGCAGTGGTCTCACACTCCTCGCAGACGATCGGGACGTCGGGCTCGTCGTCAGTCATTGCCAGTGAGTTTGACGGCCAGTGACAAAACGTCCCCGAATCGACGATTCCCGCTCGGGAGCGAACACACAGCAACATGGCCCGGAAGCTATGACAGGGCGGCACCACGAGAGTCAGCCAGAGGGGTTCGAATGCGACGGTTTGTGGCAGATTTCGTCAAATGTATCTAACCAGCGTCAGTGCGGGTCTTACCGGCGTCTCAACCCCCAACTGGACTGGATGCGTCCGACTCTTTAGAGCAGATTTAGATGTCTTCCAGCGAGTCCCACGTCGATCCGGGTCAGTTTCTCAAACAGCTCCGGGCCTTCCAATACCGCGAGGTAACGATGGCGCTGGCGACGCTATCGGTGATTGCCGGTTCGATCGTCTTCTTCCCCGGTTTCGGGGAGATGACCAGCGGCCTCCAATCGGATGTCTCGGCGACGATCTTGGTTGTCTTCGTCGGCGTCGCGATCCTGGCCGGCGCGATCAAGGGCATGATCGGCTTCGGGTACGCACTGGTCGCGACCCCAATCTTCGCTACCGTTATCGACCCGACGCTGGCAGTGGTCGTCCTCGCGATCCCGCCCTGGATGCTCAACATGTTCCAGGTCGGCGAAACCGACACTGGAATGGCTTTTATCCGTGAGGAATGGCTGTTGCTCGTCCTGGCGATCGCTGGCGCGGTCGTCGGCGTTGCCGTCCTCGATGCGGTCGAGACCGGCCCGCTGGTGCCGTTCCTGATCGGCCTCGTCGTCTTCGGATACGTCCTCTTCCAGCTCGGACAGGGCTTCGTGACCGTCGAGAAAGCCCACCACCCCGTGGCAATGAGTATCGCCGGTGCACTGGAAGGGTTCCTGCTTGCAATTGCGAACCTCGGGCCGCTCCTGCCCGCCTACTTCCACACCTTCGAGCGCGATACCGAGCGCTACATCGGTGGCCTCTCGATGGTCCTGGGCGCGATCTTCACGGTCAGGATCGTCCAGATGGCGCTGTTCACCGACCTCATGACGCCCTACCGGCTGTGGCTGGGCTCGGTCATCGCTGTCGTGACGCTGGTGGGGCTGTTCATCGGGACCTACCTCCGGCGGCTGGAGATCGACGAGCGGCGGTTCAACTGGTTCGTGGTCGCGCTCCTCTTTGTGATATCGCTGAACATCTTCCGGCAGACGATTCCGGCGCTGTTTCTGTAGGCGGGGGGCTTCGCCACGTGAAGTCCGGCTCCTGGTTTTAGTAGGAAGCCGGTAGAGGCCGAGATATGGAGTTCGTCAACACAGAAACGGTCCCAGGCGAAGAGATCGACGAATCGCTCGGTATCGCACGCGGCAATACCGTCAAAGCCCGCAACGTCGGGCGGGACATCACCCAGAGTATCCGCAACATCACTGGCGGGGAGTTGAAGGCCTATTCGGAGTTGCTGACCGACGCCCGCGACGAGGCCATGGAACGCATGGCCGAGGACGCGCGCTCGATGGGTGCCGACGCCGTGGTCAACGTCCGCTTAGAGAGTTCCGAAATCGCCAACGGCGGCTCGGAGGTCATCGCCTACGGCACCGCGGTCACACTCAAGTAGGACTGGCTCTCCACACGGCGAATGGTCGAACGGACTGATCCAGGCAGTGTCGGCGTGGTCGCCGGTCGCTTCGTCGGCGCGCTGACGGTCGTTCTCACGGTCGCCGTCATGCTAACCCACGAGGAGGGGTTCTATCGAGCAGTGCGGATAGTGCTTGCCGGCCTGGAGAGTGACTTCGACGTGCCAGTCTGGGTCCTGTTCTGGGGCAACGTCGCCCTCGTCGCGGCCGGCCGGTATGCCTTCTGTTACGTCCTGGGCTCGCTGCTGGGGGTTGCCTACGACTGGCTCGACCGCCCCGGGATTGCGCTTTTGGCGATCGTCGTGGCGCTGCTCGGGACGATCGACGGCATCTACGGCGGCTTTGGCGCGCAAAGCGTCCTCGTCGGCGGAGGCTACCTGCTGGCCTGGCTCGCGTACGTGCCCGTCTTCGCCTGGCTGTTGGAAGCAAACGACGAGACGGACGACGGGCCGGTTCGCCTCGGATAATCGACCGGTCTGGAGAATCAGGCCCGCAAGCGCCGGATACGCTCTTCGGTCGGCGGGTGCGTCGAGAAGATCTTCGACAACAGGCTGCGCTCCTCGCCCTTGATACAGAGGGCGCTTGCCTGCTCGTCGATCCGGCTCTGTGTGTGATCGGCCGAATTGATCTTCTCTAAGGCGCGGGCGAGCGGTTCGCCGCCCGTGATTTCGGAGGCGTCACTGTCGGCAACGTACTCGCGGTATCGCGAGATCGCCA
The sequence above is drawn from the Halorhabdus sp. CBA1104 genome and encodes:
- the dpsA gene encoding DNA starvation/stationary phase protection protein DpsA — translated: MSSHKRVLKQEGEVEGSEGLRMDAERAEEIVEALNTDLAATYVLYHQLRKHHWNVEGAEFRDLHLFLGEAAENAEAFADELAERVQALGGVPHASGATLEAKAPVEPEDEDVYDIRTSLENDLEMYGDIIETLREHVELFDSLGDPTSAEIIRENIVHVEDDAHHIEHYLEGDTLVTPDAME
- a CDS encoding HAD family hydrolase; translated protein: MNVGFDLDGVLLDSAADLSWLDRGLDNALAELAVEQNEANRRSLYPDALADLESVADEFGVEPDRLWQVRTHNYTEAKVEAIRTGEICPYADIDALDRVTDETLFCVSNSPQAVVDAFLETTDLAGEFVVTVGRGHSRAALDHLKPDTAMFEPVADALGDGKYVYVGDRDSDREFAARTGMGYVHLDRRERTLDDAVDTIAAGDWAIPGGD
- a CDS encoding YbjQ family protein; the encoded protein is MEFVNTETVPGEEIDESLGIARGNTVKARNVGRDITQSIRNITGGELKAYSELLTDARDEAMERMAEDARSMGADAVVNVRLESSEIANGGSEVIAYGTAVTLK
- a CDS encoding L-aspartate oxidase — protein: MTDQQTTAVLIVGGGIAGCAAALSAARKDADVTLATKARRPEDASTWWAQGGIAISRDDPEQFKQDIIDASAGTADPDAADVLVENANDAVRDVLVETLEVPFDTAESTEEAFDFGREAAHDEDRILHVDASTGSYVLERFLAFVDDHPDIRVLDDTAALDLITHEGEVRGASLESDGEVWPVFAGATVLATGGIGDLYPASTNPAGSTGDGIAMAALAGADIKDMEFVQFHPTVYVEDGETLLISEAVRGEGAVLRNGYGERFMPAYDEAAELAPRDVVARAVKRERRLSGEVLLDVSPVDFESRFPDLVEQCERRDIDWKSGIPVQPAQHFLCGGVAVDDRGRTSLDRLYAAGECAHTGVHGANRLASTSLLEGLVWGLRAGTAASGRAPAPMDVPDLDDRDPSLPDSFAREKFTRLRRVMDEAVGIERDPAELDGALSVLRRLKGEVDSYTRTRTSRSLYELRNASVVALLVARAAAENDESVGTHNLVEPDAPLAE
- the truA gene encoding tRNA pseudouridine(38-40) synthase TruA; the encoded protein is MTARRAFRIAYDGRSFHGFQRQPDVATVSDAILDALRSLDVIDETVPDWYAAAGRTDAGVSALAQTVTVEGPAWLSPAALNSALPAAIRAWASADVPADFHATHDAVEREYTYHLHAPSASLSRAKGALSALSGEHDFHNFTPDATGTVRDLTGDVERDEDFLVVAVRSDGFPRQFVRRLLTVLKAVARGIAGRERIEHLLDSDPLDGPDGVAPAPPEPLVLTDVIYPDIAFERDPDAVESARDVFDGRAIDHRTNARVGSAIADGIDD
- a CDS encoding sulfite exporter TauE/SafE family protein; protein product: MSSSESHVDPGQFLKQLRAFQYREVTMALATLSVIAGSIVFFPGFGEMTSGLQSDVSATILVVFVGVAILAGAIKGMIGFGYALVATPIFATVIDPTLAVVVLAIPPWMLNMFQVGETDTGMAFIREEWLLLVLAIAGAVVGVAVLDAVETGPLVPFLIGLVVFGYVLFQLGQGFVTVEKAHHPVAMSIAGALEGFLLAIANLGPLLPAYFHTFERDTERYIGGLSMVLGAIFTVRIVQMALFTDLMTPYRLWLGSVIAVVTLVGLFIGTYLRRLEIDERRFNWFVVALLFVISLNIFRQTIPALFL
- the nadA gene encoding quinolinate synthase NadA; this translates as MQTADIDTDLSLFKYDNLSQLPPAYRDLDADQRERRIESALSELGEDVVILGHNYQRQEIVEHADFIGDSYQLSTEAAQSDAEYVLFGGVTFMAESADIITDDDQQVILPSMEASCPMAGMAEALQVDSAWAKLTAATDEEVIPICYMNSYADLKAFCAEHGGLVCTSSNAAEAFEWAFERGEKVLFLPDKHLGTNTAYDLGREDDVLVWDPWADDTDSEAIRENDVILWEGYCQVHERFRAEHIAGVREDHPDANVIVHPECPREVVEAADRVGSTADITRAVENADPGETWAIGTEIHLANHLDRWHPDVEVVPLCGDACMDCNAMRQIDPNYLLWVLEELVEGREQNVIDVDPATADRAETALDRMLEL
- the nadC gene encoding carboxylating nicotinate-nucleotide diphosphorylase; this encodes MLTDSTIETWLREDVGHHDVTNHLPGETAGRLVAKEAGVAAGIDAASAVFEYLDCPVESAVEDGTAIEPGDVLLSVSGPTRDVLRGERSAVNVAAHASGIATKTRQAVEQVQEVNGDVSIAGTRKTTPGLRGIEKRAVAAGGGDTHRLDLSQMAMVKDNHVAEMGLVGAVEHVREQASFATQIEAEVESPADAPRAAGAGADIVLLDNMSPQECERAVGLLAEDKHGDVLTEASGGITIETVPAYAAAGVDVISMGSLTHSADALDLSFRTDED